The following are encoded in a window of Telmatobacter sp. DSM 110680 genomic DNA:
- a CDS encoding alpha-amylase family glycosyl hydrolase produces MMEFHISRKARERYRFAESLFSYNGNVVFANVSACRAFAHQMNQVRQAGKYPDQAVHAGALFAMGLIDEASHVLMARYREQFDPEVMTAALDWFAGRVGSPELDTMLLTFVEHFPGQTVMRGQETPRQWLNGKTGSIPHRAAALEELLLLWSANRNEAFKQFEELFEDKPLAERTVYRQVTQELPQYFSTRPLIPIEGATAISLLDLLRAPVSGAPASLAEQLALIRKLWRPLLGDSMDKFLMMAGEVLHEEELAIWMQFNPDAARIRAAAEEAARRRRESGTQQWPSIVSESQVPTFGDPANEYEKFSPDTAWMPNTVLIAKSTYVWLAQLSKQYGRHIHRLDQIPDEELATLAHRGLNSLWLIGVWERSRASKTIKQLCGNQDAVASAYSLFDYKIAEDLGGESAYINLRDRCYHKGIRLASDMVPNHMGIDSPWVIEHPEWFISRPDKPYPAYSFNGPDLSHDGRVEIKIDDHYFEQTDAAVVFQRRDKWTNDTRYIYHGNDGTSFPWNDTAQLDYLNPAVREQVIQTILYVARLFPVIRFDAAMTLAKRHFHRLWFPGPGSSGAIPSRAEYSMSQAEFNQHMPHEFWREVVDRVAAEVPGTLLLAEAFWLMEGYFVRTLGMHRVYNSAFMNMMRDEKNAEYRSVIKNTLEFDPDIMKRYVNFMSNPDERTAIDQFGKGDKCFGVAALMATLPGLPMFGHGQIEGFTEKYGMEYYRPRYDETPDHWLVERHDREIAPLLKRRWVFAESHNFLLYDFFEGSGSVDENIFAYSNRTGNERALIVYNNHYGTAHGTIHNSAAYADKGTSQLRQRTIGDGLGFGGDTGAILAYRDTLTGLEYLRRANEFASRGITLQLSAYQCHVFMDWHEKWASAEKPWDRLCDQLNGRGVPSLDDALVDMELQPLYQSVHALLDQDMIRLLTDLAEHPRATAGTGTVSAALDRKVNRKRSELFNVAWTRCEAFLRVAQPAYRSRSGIQKDMTMPGLLGPAFRERLSAAMRIPVVETLFPKPWTAAARRVLPSPSPQMTATAMWGPIIAWCALETLADSIDAEKPEQVALDLFDRLRLRQPLAESFTRLGFEGETGWRAAARIKVVLLAQSKSGKEVSDAPEFVTPTLEGSEVKPADTPGPIAGDANVLGKTAKFVPIAKVPVAVAAEPIVAGLQRALWTDPDVRWLAGVHEAGGHTYLVCEPYEELLWWLQMPALLAIAGEPAPSKAELQALSEKVHSASAEADNAEYRLDALLAREKPETTSESVTKEPRTALPDKTSEQKSQDGDVPQAKVADDPTTQKDLRGNSKK; encoded by the coding sequence ATGATGGAGTTCCACATCTCTCGAAAGGCACGCGAACGGTATCGTTTCGCGGAGTCGCTTTTTTCCTATAACGGCAACGTGGTCTTTGCCAACGTTTCGGCGTGCCGCGCCTTCGCCCACCAGATGAACCAGGTGCGCCAGGCGGGCAAGTACCCCGATCAGGCAGTCCACGCGGGTGCGCTGTTTGCGATGGGCCTCATCGACGAAGCGAGTCACGTCCTGATGGCGCGTTATCGCGAGCAATTTGACCCCGAAGTCATGACCGCCGCCCTCGACTGGTTCGCTGGCCGTGTCGGCTCGCCCGAACTCGACACCATGCTGCTCACGTTTGTCGAGCATTTTCCGGGTCAGACCGTGATGCGCGGGCAGGAGACGCCGCGCCAATGGCTCAACGGCAAGACCGGCAGCATTCCGCACCGGGCTGCCGCCCTGGAAGAACTGCTGCTCCTGTGGTCCGCCAATCGCAACGAAGCATTCAAGCAGTTTGAAGAACTTTTCGAAGACAAGCCTCTCGCAGAGAGGACCGTCTACCGCCAGGTAACCCAGGAACTGCCGCAATATTTCTCCACCCGTCCTCTGATTCCCATCGAAGGCGCGACCGCCATCAGCCTTCTCGACCTGCTGCGTGCGCCCGTCAGCGGTGCTCCCGCTTCGTTAGCTGAGCAGCTTGCCCTCATCCGCAAACTCTGGCGTCCGTTGCTGGGCGACAGCATGGACAAATTCCTGATGATGGCTGGCGAAGTTCTGCACGAGGAAGAGCTGGCCATCTGGATGCAGTTCAATCCGGACGCAGCGCGCATTCGCGCTGCCGCCGAAGAAGCAGCACGTCGTCGCCGCGAAAGCGGAACCCAGCAGTGGCCTTCGATCGTAAGCGAGTCCCAGGTTCCCACCTTCGGCGATCCCGCAAACGAATACGAAAAATTCAGTCCCGACACCGCGTGGATGCCGAACACTGTACTGATTGCAAAGAGCACCTACGTCTGGCTCGCGCAGCTCAGCAAGCAGTACGGCCGTCACATCCACCGTCTCGACCAGATCCCCGACGAAGAGCTTGCAACCCTCGCCCATCGCGGTCTTAATTCTCTCTGGCTCATCGGCGTCTGGGAACGCAGCCGTGCATCGAAGACAATCAAGCAACTCTGCGGCAACCAGGACGCTGTAGCCTCGGCGTACTCTCTCTTCGACTACAAAATCGCCGAAGATCTTGGCGGTGAATCCGCCTATATCAATCTGCGCGACCGCTGCTATCACAAGGGCATTCGCCTCGCCAGCGACATGGTGCCCAACCACATGGGCATCGATTCGCCGTGGGTCATCGAGCATCCGGAGTGGTTCATCTCCCGCCCGGACAAGCCCTACCCTGCGTACAGCTTCAACGGCCCCGACCTATCGCACGATGGCCGCGTCGAAATCAAAATCGACGACCATTACTTTGAACAAACCGATGCAGCCGTTGTCTTCCAGCGCCGAGACAAGTGGACCAACGACACCCGCTACATCTATCACGGCAACGACGGCACCAGCTTTCCCTGGAACGATACCGCGCAACTCGATTACCTGAATCCTGCCGTGCGGGAGCAGGTGATTCAAACCATCCTTTACGTGGCGCGCCTCTTCCCAGTCATCCGCTTCGACGCCGCCATGACGCTTGCCAAGCGCCACTTTCATCGACTCTGGTTTCCAGGCCCGGGATCCAGTGGTGCCATTCCTTCGCGTGCCGAATACAGCATGAGCCAGGCGGAATTCAACCAGCACATGCCCCATGAATTCTGGCGCGAAGTGGTGGATCGTGTTGCCGCTGAAGTGCCGGGCACGCTGCTGCTCGCCGAAGCTTTCTGGCTCATGGAAGGCTACTTCGTTCGCACCCTCGGCATGCATCGCGTCTACAACAGCGCCTTCATGAACATGATGCGCGACGAGAAAAACGCCGAGTATCGTTCGGTCATCAAAAACACGCTTGAATTCGATCCGGACATCATGAAGCGTTACGTCAACTTCATGAGCAATCCTGATGAAAGAACGGCAATTGATCAATTTGGCAAAGGCGACAAATGTTTCGGCGTTGCTGCCCTGATGGCCACGTTGCCCGGCCTCCCGATGTTCGGCCACGGACAGATCGAAGGCTTCACAGAAAAGTATGGAATGGAGTACTACCGCCCGCGTTACGACGAGACGCCCGATCACTGGCTAGTGGAGCGCCACGATCGTGAAATCGCCCCCCTGCTCAAACGCCGCTGGGTCTTTGCCGAGAGCCACAACTTCCTGCTCTACGACTTTTTCGAAGGCTCCGGTTCCGTCGACGAAAACATCTTCGCCTACTCCAACCGCACCGGCAACGAGCGCGCACTTATCGTCTACAACAATCACTACGGCACCGCGCACGGCACCATCCATAACTCCGCCGCATACGCCGACAAGGGTACTTCTCAACTCCGCCAGCGCACCATCGGCGATGGCCTGGGATTCGGCGGAGATACCGGCGCAATTCTCGCCTACCGCGACACGCTTACCGGACTTGAGTATCTTCGTCGCGCCAACGAGTTCGCCAGCCGAGGCATCACGCTGCAATTGAGCGCCTACCAGTGCCACGTATTTATGGACTGGCATGAGAAATGGGCATCCGCTGAGAAGCCGTGGGACCGCCTCTGCGATCAACTCAACGGTCGTGGCGTCCCCAGCCTTGATGACGCGCTGGTCGACATGGAGTTACAGCCCCTGTATCAATCAGTCCATGCCCTTCTCGATCAGGACATGATTCGCCTCCTCACCGACCTGGCCGAACATCCGCGCGCCACCGCCGGAACCGGTACCGTAAGTGCGGCTCTCGATCGCAAGGTGAATCGCAAGCGCAGCGAGCTGTTCAATGTTGCATGGACCCGCTGCGAGGCATTCCTGCGCGTCGCGCAGCCGGCGTATCGTTCGCGCTCCGGTATCCAAAAGGACATGACCATGCCCGGACTGCTCGGGCCTGCCTTCCGCGAACGCCTCAGCGCAGCTATGCGTATTCCAGTTGTTGAAACGCTCTTTCCGAAACCGTGGACAGCCGCTGCGCGTCGCGTTCTTCCCAGCCCCAGTCCGCAAATGACCGCGACCGCCATGTGGGGTCCCATTATCGCCTGGTGTGCTCTTGAAACACTTGCGGACTCTATCGACGCAGAAAAGCCGGAACAAGTCGCGCTCGACCTCTTTGATCGCCTGCGCCTGCGCCAGCCACTTGCCGAGTCATTCACCCGCCTCGGATTCGAAGGCGAAACCGGATGGCGTGCTGCCGCTCGCATCAAGGTCGTCCTGCTGGCACAGTCCAAAAGTGGGAAGGAAGTGTCGGATGCGCCGGAGTTTGTTACTCCCACGTTGGAGGGCAGTGAAGTGAAGCCTGCCGACACCCCCGGACCGATCGCTGGCGATGCAAATGTTCTTGGAAAAACGGCGAAATTCGTTCCGATAGCAAAGGTTCCGGTCGCTGTGGCTGCAGAACCAATCGTCGCTGGCCTTCAGCGCGCTCTCTGGACTGACCCTGATGTCCGCTGGTTGGCTGGTGTTCACGAGGCTGGCGGTCACACCTATTTGGTGTGCGAGCCCTACGAAGAATTGCTCTGGTGGCTGCAGATGCCGGCCCTGCTTGCGATTGCCGGCGAACCAGCGCCCAGCAAGGCAGAGTTGCAAGCCTTGAGCGAAAAGGTGCACTCCGCTTCCGCTGAAGCCGATAATGCTGAGTACCGTCTTGACGCGCTGCTAGCTCGCGAGAAGCCGGAAACCACGTCGGAGTCAGTAACCAAAGAGCCGCGAACTGCGCTGCCAGATAAAACGTCAGAACAAAAATCGCAAGATGGCGACGTCCCACAAGCAAA
- a CDS encoding ABC transporter permease: MMLRGLSKLIWIEMKVFMREPLGAMGTVLFPVLIFMVLRRITYHRVGPSSIPGGGLSGAGIPVFVSLLIVISAVLSMVTIISIYRESGILKRLRATPLRPYTILAAHVIVKLMLTAATLILMVLAGRHYFPPGAHVPWLSFTAALMISTCSILSVGFIIASIVPTARFAQPIGALILYPMIAISGLFVPLSVLPPALNTVARALPLTYAVSLLKGIWNGEGWSTHTSDVAAMVIFFILCTALSSRIFRWE; encoded by the coding sequence ATGATGCTTCGTGGACTGTCGAAACTGATCTGGATCGAAATGAAAGTATTCATGCGCGAACCGCTTGGCGCCATGGGAACTGTTCTTTTTCCCGTGCTGATCTTCATGGTGCTGCGTCGCATTACTTACCACCGGGTAGGGCCTTCTTCCATACCGGGTGGTGGACTTTCCGGTGCCGGGATCCCGGTCTTCGTATCACTTCTCATCGTCATCAGCGCCGTGCTCTCGATGGTCACCATCATCTCCATCTATCGCGAAAGCGGCATCCTTAAACGTCTCAGGGCCACTCCTTTGCGCCCGTACACCATTCTGGCAGCCCACGTGATTGTGAAACTCATGCTCACGGCGGCGACGCTTATTCTGATGGTCCTGGCAGGCAGACATTACTTTCCTCCTGGCGCACACGTTCCATGGCTATCCTTCACCGCGGCGCTCATGATCAGTACCTGCAGCATTCTTTCGGTTGGCTTCATCATCGCCAGCATTGTTCCCACGGCACGCTTTGCGCAGCCGATCGGTGCGCTCATTCTGTATCCAATGATCGCGATATCGGGATTGTTTGTGCCGCTTTCCGTTCTTCCGCCCGCGCTTAACACTGTCGCACGCGCCCTGCCGCTCACCTACGCCGTCAGCTTGCTGAAAGGGATTTGGAATGGCGAAGGCTGGTCTACCCACACGAGCGATGTCGCCGCGATGGTCATATTCTTTATTTTGTGCACAGCTCTGTCTTCCAGGATCTTTCGCTGGGAGTAA
- a CDS encoding ABC transporter ATP-binding protein — MHPVIQVSGIRKAYGTTIAVEEASFVVNEGEIFGLIGPNGAGKTTTMECVEGVRKPDRGTIAVLGLDPVRQAYMLQERIGVQLQQAQLQKRIKVWEAVDLWASLYRKKAVDGERLLEQLGLADKRNSWFMDLSGGQKQRLFIALALINDPEVVFLDELTTGLDPQARRAIWDLVRGIRDRGKTVFLTTHLMEEAERLCDRVAIMEHGRIIEIDTPEKIVARHCPQRTVVMDTDNVQAQQRFQQIPGVESVSCNGKRYTISGTGDDFVTEVIHCLSDNQIRVTDFRTILPNLEDVFLKLTGHSIRE; from the coding sequence ATGCATCCAGTCATTCAGGTTTCCGGCATCCGAAAGGCCTACGGCACGACCATAGCCGTCGAGGAAGCGTCTTTCGTCGTTAACGAAGGAGAAATCTTCGGTCTAATCGGCCCCAATGGCGCGGGAAAAACCACCACCATGGAATGTGTCGAAGGGGTTCGCAAGCCTGACCGCGGCACTATCGCCGTCCTCGGTCTCGATCCCGTCCGCCAGGCCTACATGCTCCAGGAGCGCATTGGCGTTCAACTTCAACAGGCGCAGCTACAGAAAAGAATCAAAGTCTGGGAAGCGGTCGACCTCTGGGCGTCGCTCTATCGCAAGAAAGCCGTCGATGGCGAACGCCTGCTCGAACAGTTAGGTCTCGCCGACAAGCGCAACTCCTGGTTTATGGATCTCTCCGGGGGCCAGAAACAACGGCTGTTCATCGCACTGGCATTGATCAACGATCCTGAAGTGGTGTTTCTCGACGAGTTGACAACCGGCCTTGATCCACAGGCCCGTCGAGCCATCTGGGACTTGGTTCGCGGCATCCGCGACCGCGGCAAGACGGTCTTCCTCACCACGCACCTAATGGAAGAAGCCGAACGACTCTGCGACCGCGTCGCCATCATGGAACATGGCCGGATCATCGAGATAGACACGCCGGAGAAGATCGTAGCTCGTCATTGTCCGCAGAGAACGGTCGTCATGGATACAGACAACGTCCAGGCGCAGCAGCGCTTTCAGCAGATCCCCGGAGTAGAGTCGGTAAGTTGCAATGGCAAACGCTACACGATCAGCGGCACTGGAGACGACTTTGTCACCGAAGTGATTCATTGCCTTTCGGACAATCAGATTCGCGTTACGGATTTCCGAACCATTCTCCCCAACCTTGAGGACGTCTTTCTAAAGCTCACCGGCCATTCAATACGCGAGTAG